A window of the Lactuca sativa cultivar Salinas chromosome 5, Lsat_Salinas_v11, whole genome shotgun sequence genome harbors these coding sequences:
- the LOC111875858 gene encoding putative receptor-like protein kinase At5g39000, whose protein sequence is MNFVSHLCIRLLCLFLSPSLSFFFPTSPFLFRISDRSSKRMSVLKQFEHLRIRLEVIESATSNFAKESCIGRGGFGRVYKGELLHSKGHSMVALKHLDRAFGQGDSEFWKEVITLSVYRHQNIVSLLGFCDEKGEKILVYKYASNRSLDLHLENKDLTWVRRLKVCIGVARGLAYLHDPGETQQRVLHRDIKSSNILLDENWNARIADLGLSRFGPANQKYTFLVTNNTVGTIGYCDPLYLESGILTKESDVYSFGVVLFEVLCGRLCFCKSGSFTQLVRKHYKQNSLNEIIWSNIKDEIRPSSLKVFSKIAYQCLKSDNEKRPLMNDVLKGLETALQYQLSTASKSTQISQHGFENLIPEKVDLQKEFTHHDLYEWLETHREVEENKVQNLLKDPKRDINRHICVDLVRRVPLFKKMNERLIDDICQRLIPRLYAGNSYIIRKGDRVKEMLFIIHGRLESATTDNFFNSGFLEEGDFCGDELLIWVVDPESGVSLPSSTRTLKASGYVEAFALPVEELKFVVLHFRLWRTWAASFIQAWWRRYSTRKSLDKRGASVTDILAIQRERKIAKRLLEFRKPREPYFTV, encoded by the exons atgAACTTTGTCTCCCACCTGTGTATCCGTCTCCTTTGTCTATTTCTCTCTCCATCGCTCTCCTTTTTTTTTCCCACTTCGCCATTCTTGTTTCGTATTTCTGATCGGTCATCAAAAAGGATGTCTGTTCTAAAACAGTTCGAACATCTCAGAATAAGACTAGAAGTTATAGAATCCGCAACCAGCAACTTCGCTAAAGAAAGCTGCATAGGAAGAGGAGGATTTGGGAGAGTCTACAAGGGAGAACTACTCCATTCCAAGGGGCATAGCATGGTCGCATTAAAACATTTAGATCGTGCATTTGGGCAAGGAGACTCTGAGTTTTGGAAAGAGGTCATTACACTTTCAGTTTATAGGCATCAAAATATTGTCTCCCTCCTAGGGTTTTGTGACGAGAAAGGCGAGAAGATTCTAGTGTACAAGTATGCATCCAATAGAAGTCTTGACTTGCATCTTGAGAACAAAGATCTAACCTGGGTTAGACGCCTTAAGGTTTGCATTGGGGTGGCTCGTGGACTAGCATACCTTCATGATCCTGGTGAGACCCAGCAAAGAGTATTACATCGGGACATCAAAAGTTCCAACATCCTATTAGACGAAAATTGGAATGCAAGAATCGCAGATCTGGGTCTATCTAGATTTGGTCCTGCTAACCAAAAATATACGTTTCTTGTGACCAATAATACTGTAGGTACCATTGGGTATTGTGATCCGTTATATTTAGAGTCTGGGATACTAACAAAGGAGTCGGatgtttactcttttggtgtggTTTTGTTTGAAGTTTTGTGTGGGAGGTTGTGTTTTTGCAAGAGTGGATCCTTTACTCAGTTGGTAAGGAAGCATTATAAACAAAACAGCTTAAATGAAATTATATGGAGTAATATAAAGGATGAAATACGTCCTAGTTCTTTGAAGGTGTTTTCAAAAATTGCTTATCAATGTTTAAAGAGTGACAATGAAAAACGTCCGTTAATGAATGACGTCTTGAAAGGACTTGAAACTGCACTGCAATATCAA CTTTCAACGGCTTCGAAGTCAACACAGATAAGCCAGCACGGTTTTGAAAATCTCATACCAGAAAAG GTTGATCTCCAAAAAGAATTTACACACCACGATCTATATGAGTGGTTGGAAACTCATAGAGAGGTTGAAGAGAACAAGGTTCAAAATCTACTCAAGGATCCGAAAAGAGACATAAACCGTCACATTTGTGTTGATTTGGTCAGAAGG GTTCCTTTGTTCAAGAAAATGAATGAGCGGTTGATTGATGACATTTGTCAACGATTGATACCGCGTTTATACGCGGGTAATAGTTACATCATCCGGAAAGGAGACCGGGTCAAAGAAATGCTCTTCATCATACATGGTCGTCTCGAGAGTGCAACCACAGACAATTTCTTCAACAGCGGTTTTTTAGAAGAAGGAGACTTTTGTGGTGATGAGCTTCTAATATGGGTAGTCGATCCTGAATCCGGAGTTAGCCTACCATCTTCCACTAGAACCTTGAAGGCCTCGGGATACGTGGAGGCATTTGCATTACCAGTAGAAGAGTTGAAATTTGTTGTCCTTCATTTCAGGCTTTGGCGGACTTGGGCGGCATCCTTCATTCAAGCATGGTGGCGGAGATATTCCACCAGGAAGAGTTTGGATAAAAGAGGAGCATCAGTCACAGATATACTCGCTATCCAACGGGAGAGAAAGATTGCTAAGAGATTATTGGAGTTTCGAAAGCCTCGGGAACCATATTTCACTGTTTGA